CGAGGCGGATCTGGCCGCGCCGGGCGCCGACTGGGTGGAGCCGCTGAAGGTGCGCGTGTACGGCCACGACGTCTGGTCGATGCCGCCCAACTCGCAGGGCTACCTGCTGCTGCGCTCGCTGGCCATCGCCGAGGGCCTCGACCTGCCCGCCTCGCCCCGTCATCCCGGCTGGGCCCACCTGCTGGCCGAGTCCGCCAGGGTGGCCGGGTACGACCGGCTCGACGTGCTGCACGAGGCCGCCAAGGACCTGCTCGACCCGGCCGAGACGGCCAGGCGGCGGGCCCTGGTCGATCCGCGCTCCCGGCTGCGGCTGCGGGCCCCGGCCGAGGCGGGCGACACGACGTACCTGTGCGTGGTCGACTCCGACGGCATGGGCGTGTCGCTGATCCAGTCGAACGCCTCCGGGTTCGGCAGCATGCTCTTCGAACCCCGTACCGGCATCAACCTGCACAACCGCGGCATCGGCTTCTCCCTCAAGCCCGGCCACCCCGCCGAGTACGGGCCAGGCAGGCGCCCGCCGCACACCCTGACGCCCGCGCTGATCACCCGCCGCGACGGCACGCTGCGCTCGGTCGTCGGCACGATGGGCGGCGACGCGCAACCGCAGATCCTGCTGCAGGTCATCACCCGCCTGCTGCTGCACGGCGAGGAGCCGGGGCAGGCGATCGCGGCCCCGCGCTGGCGGCTGGGCACCGGCGGCACCGGCTTCGACACCTGGGACGCGCCCGACGACGCCGTGCTCGACCTGGAGGAGGGCGCGAGCTGGGGCGACGGGCTGGCCGCGATCGGGCACCGGGTGGCGGCGCTGCCGTACGGGAGCTCGTTCGGCCACGCCCACCTGATCGACGTGCGCGCCGACGGCATGCTGGCAGGCGCCGCGGACCCCCGTTCACTGGTCGGTTCCGCGATTGGACGGTGACCGTCCGGGTAGCGAGCCACACCATGGCTACGGACGTCATCACTCTCATCACGCAGGACCACAGGGTCGTGGAAGGCATCTTCGACAAGCTCAAGAAGGGGCAGGGTGACCAGAAGGCCCTCGTCTCCGAGCTGCACGCCCTCCTGATCGCGCACGCGCGCGCCGAGGAGGACCGCGTCTATCCCGGCATCGACGCCCACCACAGCGTCGAGGAGCACAAGGAGGCGGAGGTCCTGCTCGACTCGCTCGTCCGCGCGCAGCCGGGCACGGCCGAGTTCGCCAAGGCTCTCGACGAGCTCGTCGAATCCATCAACCACCACGTCGAGGAGGAGGAGACCAAGCTCCTGCCCTCACTGAAGAAGTCGGCCGACGCCAAGGAGCTGGAGCGGCTCGGCAAGGCGTTCCAGCAGCGCAGGGCCGAGGAGCTGGCGGCACTGGGCTCCCCCTCCGCCTCCGCCTCGCCGGACGAGCCCACCAAGGCCGAGCTGTACGAGCAGGCGAAGCAGGCCGACATCCCCGGCCGCTCCCAGATGGACAAGGAAGAGTTGGCGCAGGCCATACAGCAGGGCAAGTCCTAGGATTTCGGTCCGCACTGTGGGTAGGAGGCGCGTATGACCGAAACACCTCCGAACCGGCACGGCATGGCGGACGAGCAGGAGATCGAAGTCACCGAGTGGACTGACGATCTCGGCCTCCACCACGAGGTCGTCGAGGATGACCCGCAGCGCCGGGACACCCTGGACGAACGCCTGCGCCGGGAGGCGCCCGAGCGCCTGCGCGAGCCCCGGCCCAAGCACCGGCTCACCCAGCCGGACGAAGGGCTGGAGCCGGACCGGGACGACGAGGAGATCGGCGTGGACTACCTCGACGACAACGACGACATGTCCGCCGAGGAACGCGCGGTCCGCATCGATCCCGACGAGAACCTCACGTGAGGCGTTCCAGCGCGGGCACCAGCGCATGCAGGTCGTCGACGATCACGTCGGCGGCCTGCGCCGCTGGGCGGTCGGCGTGCAGGTAGCCCCACGGGCCTCGGCGCAGCAGCGCCGTGCGCATGCCCGCCGCGGCCGCCGGGAGCACGTCGTTGTCGAGCCGGTCGCCCACGTAGAGGATCTCGGCCGGCTCCCGGCCCGCGACCGCGGCCACCTTGGCGAAGAAGCCCGCCTCCGGCTTGGACACCCCCCACCCCTCCGAGGTGTGCACCGAGTCGGCCGGCAGGTCCATCGCGACGAGCGCGTCATAGGCCCGGCGAGGCTGGTTGCCGGCGATGATCACCTGGTAGCCGGCCGCTCCGATGGCGGACAGGGCCTCGCGCACGTCCGGATAGAGGTCGTCGGCGTCGAAGTGGTTGCGCAGGCCGTCAGGCTCGTCCCGCTCCCAGGCGGCCTCCTCGCTGTCCAGGTCGAACCCCGGGCGGATGAGCCGGAAGGCGTCACCGTGCGGGCGGTCGAGCGCGGCCATCCCGCCGAGCAGGCCCATCAGCAGGAAGTGGCTGACGCCCAGCCGCTCGGCCCACCGCGACCAGATGCGCGTCTCGCTGATCAGCGTCTCGCCGACGTCGAACACCACTGCCTTGATCATCGATCCCCCTGCACGCACGTTTCACCTCAGTTGTCCGGCCACTAGGCGACACCGGACGAAGTATCTGCAAGGGGGATTTTTCCATGCATTCATCGCGTGACGCGAAGGACCGCCAGCTCGACGAGCACCGCGTCCCTCTCGACGACCTCAACATGACCACCGACCAGGGCATCCGGGTCGACGACACGGACAACTCGCTCAAGGCCGGCACTCGCGGGCCGACCCTCATGGAGGACTTCCACTTCCGCGAGAAGATCACCCGCTTCGACCACGAGCGCATCCCCGAGCGGGTGGTGCACGCCAGGGGCTCGGGCGCGTACGGGATCTTCGAGCTGTACGAGCCGCTCGGCGACCTCACCTCCGCCGAGTTCCTCAACGACACCTCGGTCAAGACCCCCACCTTCGTGCGCTTCTCGACCGTGGCCGGCTTCCGCGGCTCCGCCGACACCGTACGCGACGTGCGCGGCTTCGCCACGAAGTTCTACACCACCCAGGGCAACTTCGACCTGGTCGGCAACAACATCCCCGTCTTCTTCATCCAGGACGGCATCAAGTTCCCCGACTTCGTGCACGCCGTCAAGCCCGAGCCGCACAACGAGATCCCGCAGGCGCAGTCGGCGCACGACACGTTCTGGGACTTCATCCAGCTCCAGCCCGAGTCGCTGCACATGATCATGTGGGTGATGTCCGACCGGGCCATCCCGCGCAGCTACCGGATGATGCAGGGGTTCGGGGTGCACACGTTCCGGCTGGTGAACGCCTCGGGGAAGGGCACGTTCGTCAAGTGGCACTGGCGGCCGAAGCTGGGGACGTACTCGCTGGTGTGGGACGAGGTGCTGCGCATCCAGGGCAACGACCCCGACTTCAACCGCCGCGACCTGTGGGAGGCGATCGAGCGCGGTGTGTACCCGGAGTTCGAGCTGTGCGTGCAGCTCGTGCCCGAGGAGCGCGAGCACGACTTCGACTTCGACCTGCTCGACCCCACGAAGATCATCCCTGAGGAGCAGGTGCCGTTGCGGGCCATCGGCAAGATGACCCTCAACCGCAACCCGCAGAACTTCCACGCCGAGACCGAGCAGGTCGCCTTCCACACGGCCAACGTCGTGCCCGGCATCGACTTCACCAACGACCCGCTGCTCCAGGCCAGGAACTTCTCCTACCTCGACACCCAGCTCCTGCGCCTCGGCGGGCCCAACTTCCCGCAGATCCCGATCAACCGCCCGATCGCCCCCGTCCGCAACGACCAGCGCGACGGCTTCCACCAGCACCTCATCCACGAGTCGCGCACCAGCTACGCCCCCAACTCCATCAGCGGCGGCTGCCCCGCGGCCGTGGACGGCTACCGGCACTACCAGGAGAAGGTGGAAGGCTCCAAGATCCGTAAGCGCAGCCCCAGCTTCGAGGACCACTACAGCCAGGCCACGCTGTTCTGGAACAGCATGGCCGACTGGGAGAAGCGGCACATCGTCTCGGCGTTCCTGTTCGAGCTGGGGCACGTGGAGCGCAAGCACATCAAGGAGGCCATGGTCGTGCACTGCGGCAAGATCCACCCGGACCTCGGCGCCGCGGTCGCCCAGGGCCTCGGCCTGCCCACGCCGGGCGGCGGCCAGGTGCACTCCCACACCTCCCCCGCGCTCAGCATGACCGACCAGCCCCGCGGCGTCGCCACCCGTAAGATCGCCATCCTGATGGCCAACGGGACGGACGCCGCCGCCGTCACCGCCTTCCGCCAGGCCCTGGAGGGCCAGGGGGCCATCTGCGAGATCGTGGCGCCGCGCGAGGGAGAGATCGGCGGCCTGCCGGTGGACCGGCAGCTCACCGCGGCCAGCTCGGTCCTCTACGACGCCGTGGTGGCGGCGGACGGCGCCGCGCTGGCCTCCTCCGCCCGGGCCGTCTTCTTCGTGCTGGAGGCCTTCCGGCACGGCAAGGCCGTCGGGGGCGTGGGGTCCGGGCGGCAGCTCGTGGAGGCGGCGCGGCTGCCGAACGACGTGGGGGTGATCGTGGGCGACGACATCGCGACCGCCTTCGCGGAGGCGGTGGCGGGGCATCGCTTCTACGACCGGGACGTGTCGGGGGTGCCCGCCTGAGGCTCGCGCCGGGCCGCTTCCGCTGCTAGCGGAGGCGGCCCCTGGATCGGCTCCGGGCTCGACACCTCCATGATCAGGGCGTGAGCTTCTCCAGCGCCTTGGCGATCCGCTTCTCCGACACAGGCGTGGGAGTGCCGAGCGTCTGGGCGAAGAAGCTCACCCGCAGCTCCTCGATCATCCACCGGATCTCCACCACGTCCGGATCCCCGCGCCGCGCCGGATGCAGCCGCTCCAGCACGTCGTGATAGTCGTCCTCGACCTTGTGCACCCGGTCCATCCACTCCTGATCCCGCCACGGCTCCTCGGGCAGCTTGGTGAGCCGGCGGTCGATCGCCCGGATGTATCGCAGGATGTCCGACAGCCGCCGATAGCCGGTGGCCGTCACGAAGCCCGCGTACACGAGCTTGCCGAGCTGGTCCCGTACGTCCCGCGTGGCCGCACCGGCCCGCAGGGTGTCCAGGCGCACGTTCGACTCGTGCCAGACGCTGAGGATCTGCTCCACCTTCGCCAGCACGTCCTGCGCCGTGTCGTACAGGTGGGCCCGCACGTGCTGGTAGAGGCGGTCGAAGCCGACCGGGTCCCAGGCCGGGCCGCCGGCGTCGAGCATGAGCTTGTCGACGGCGGCGTTGACCACGTCGTCGAACAGGGCCACCGCGCCGCCGTGGGGGCTGCGTGACAGGGCCAGCTTGGCCTGGTTGGACAGGCCGCCGAGCAGCGACTTGGCCGGGTTGGTGACGTTGAGCAGGAGCAGGCGGCGCACGCCGGGCCAGTGGGAGCGGCGCTGCTCGGCCTGGGTCTCGAAGATCTTGATGGAGACGGAGTCGCCCGCGTCCACCAGGGCCGGGTAGCCCTTCATGCGGCCCTGCTCGAAGACCTTGGGCAGGGTGCCGAAGCTCCAGGTGTGCAGGCCGGTCTGCTCCAGGTCGTCGCCCGCCTGGGAGAGGGTCTGGCGCAGGCGGGGCGCCAGGCGGCGCTTGAGCGCGTCGAGGTCCTTGTCCTCGGCCACCGTGCGCCTGCGCTCGTCGATCACCCGGTAGGTGATACGCAGGTGGTCGGGCACCTGGTCGAGCTGCCAGGCGTCGCGCGGCACCCGGATGCCCGTCAGGCGCAGCAGCTCGCGTTCGACGGCCTCCAGCAGCGGCTCGGCACCCTGCTTGACGCCGGCGAGCACCTGCTTGGCGTAGTTGGGGGCGGGCACGAAGTTGCGGCGCAGGTTCTTCGGCAGGGAGCGGATCAGCGCGGTGATCAGCTCCTCGCGCAGGCCGGGGATCTGCCAGTCGAAGCCGTCGGAGCTGACCTGGTTGAGCACCTGGAGCGGCACGTGCACGGTGACGCCGTCGGCGTCGGCGCCCGGCTCGAACTGGTAGGTCAGCTTCATCCGCTGGCCGAGCTGTTTCCAGGTGTCGGGGTAGTCGCGGGCGCTGATGTCGGCACCCTCGTTGACCAGCATCTCCGGCGAGAACGTGAGCAGGTCCGGCTGCTCCTGCCTGGCCTGCTTCCACCAGGAGTCGAAGTGGCGGGCCGAGACCACCTCGGCCGGCACCCGCTGGTCGTAGAAGTCGAACAGGGCCTCGTCGTCGACCATGATGTCGCGGCGGCGGGCGCGGTTCTCCAGCTCCTCGACCTCGCCGAGCAGCCGGCGGTTGTCCTTGAGGAACTTGTGGTGGGTGTCCCAGTCGCCCTCGACCAGCGCGTGCCTGATGAACAGCTCGCGCGACAGGTCGGGGTCGATGCGGCCGTAGTTGACCTTGCGGCCGGTCACCAGCGGCACGCCGTACAGCGTGACCTTCTCCAGGGCGATCACGGCGCCCTGGTTCTTCTCCCAGTGCGGCTCGGAGTAGGTGCGCTTGACGAGGTGCTGGGCGAGCGGCTCGACCCAGTCGGGCTCGATCTTGGCGTTGACCCTGGCCCACAGGCGGGAGGTCTCGACGAGCTCGGCCGACATGATCCACTGCGGCTGCTTCTTGGCCAGCGCCGAGCCGGGGAAGATGGCGAAGCGGGCGTTGCGGGCGCCGAGGTACTCCTGGATCGGCCTGCGCCCGTCGGCGCCACGCTTCTCGATCACGTCCTTGACGCCGATGTGCGACAGCAGGCCGACCAGCAGCGAGGTGTGCACGTGGTGCGGGTCGGCCGGGCTGCTGTTGGGGTGGGCGCCGAGCGACTGGCGGATCTGGCTGTAGATGTCCTGCCACTCGCGTACGCGCAGGTAGTTGAGGAACTCGGCCTTGCACAGCCGGCGGAACGCGCTGGAGGACAGCTCCTGCTGCTTCTCGCGCAGGTAGTTCCACAGGTTGAGGTAGGCCAGGAAGTCGGACTCGGGGTCGGCGAAGCGGCGGTGCTTCTCGTCGGCCTGCTGCTGCTTGTCGGAGGGGCGCTCGCGCGGGTCCTGGATGGACAGGGCGGCGGCGATCACCATGACCTCGCGCAGGCAGCCGTTCTTCTCGGCCTCCAGGACCATGCGGCCCAGGCGCGGGTCCACCGGGAGCTGCGCGAGCTTGCGGCCGACGCCGGTCAGCTTGTTCTGGGCGTCGAACGCGCCCAGCTCGTGCAGCAGGCTGACGCCGTCCTTGACCTGGCGGCGGTCGGGCGGCTCGACGAACGGGAACGCCTCGATGTCGCCGAGCCCGATCGAGGTCATCTGGAGGATGACGGAGGCCAGGTTGGTCCGCAGGATCTCGGGGTCGGTGAACTCCGGCCGGCTGAGGAAGTCCTCCTCCTCGTACAGGCGGATGCAGATGCCGTCGGACGTCCGCCCGGAGCGGCCCTTGCGCTGGTTGGCGCTGGCCTGCGAGATGGGCTCGATCGGCAGGCGCTGGACCTTGGTGCGGTGGCTGTAGCGGGAGATGCGGGCGAAGCCGGGGTCCACGACGTACTTGATGCCGGGGACGGTGAGCGAGGTCTCGGCGACGTTGGTGGCCAGCACGACGCGGCGGCCGGTGTGGCGCTGGAAGACGCGGTGCTGCTCGGCGGCGCTGAGCCGGGCGTAGAGCGGCAGGATCTCGGTGTTGCGGAACTCCGCCTTGGCCAGGGCGTCGGCGGCGTCGCGGATCTCCCGCTCGCCCGACAGGAACACCAGGATGTCGCCGGGGCCCTCGCCGATCAGCTCCCTGCAGGCGTCGACGATGCCCTGCGTCTGGTCGTCGTCCTCCTCCAGCGGCCGGTAGCGCACCTCGACGGGGTAGGTGCGGCCGGAGACCTCGATGATCGGCGCGTCGTCGAAGTGGCGGGAGAACCGCTCGGGGTCGATGGTGGCGCTGGTGATGACGACCTTGAGGTCGGGGCGCTTGGGCAGGAGCTGTTTCAGGTAGCCGAGGATGAAGTCGATGTTGAGGCTGCGCTCGTGGGCCTCGTCGATGATCAGCGTGTCGTACTGGTCGAGCAGGCGGTCGTTCTGCAGCTCGGCCAGCAGGATGCCGTCGGTCATGAGCTTGACCAGGGTGCGGTCGCTGGCCTGGTCGGTGAAGCGGACCTTGTAGCCGACCACCTCGCCGAGGCCGGTGCCGAGCTCCTCGGCGATGCGCTCGGCGACCGTGCGGGCGGCGATGCGGCGGGGCTGGGTGTGGCCGATCAGCCCGCGTACGCCCCGGCCCAGCTCCAGGCAGATCTTGGGGATCTGGGTGGTCTTGCCGGAGCCGGTCTCGCCCGCGACGATGACGACCTGGTGGTCACGGATGGCCTCCAGGATGTCGTCCTTGCGCTGCGATACAGGCAGATTTTCCGGATATTTCACTACTGGTACGGCTTCGCGGCGCCGGACCAGCCGCTGCTCGGCGCGTTCCAGGTCGGCGAGGATCTCCGCGACGATCTTGTCGCGCGTGTCGCGGGAGCGCACGCGGCGCATGCCGTCGAGCCTGCGCCGCAACCGCCGCTGGTCGCGCGGCATGAGGTCGGGCAGGCGGGACTGGAGCTCGGCGAGTGGAGAGGACAACGAAGGCGTTCCCATACTGCTTTCAGGATATTTGAGCCCCGCGTCCCCGGAGCCAACCGCCCATGGTGCCTGACGCGCCCGCCTCGCGCATCCCAATATCGCCCGTGTCTAGCGATCGTGGATCGTGACCACGTACCCGTCGGGGTCGGCGAAGCTGAACGTCCGCCCGAAGGGGCCGTCCACCGGCGGGGTCACGATCGGCACGCCCGCCGCCTGGAGCTCGTCGTGCAGCCGCTGGGCGTCGCCTGCCTTGAGCCAGAGCGCGACGCCGGTCCCGGGGCGCTCGGGCAGCTCCACGCCGGGCAGCGGCTCGCGTACGGCGAAGGCGATGGGCTCGGTGGCGAACACGATCGCGTGCGGCGGGCTCACCGGGCTGCGTTCGAGCCCGAGGCGGGTCTCGTAGAAGGCGGCAGCCTGGTCGAGGTCGCGGACCTGCAGGGCGACGAAGTCGATTCCGGTGACGGTCATGGCACTCTCTTTCCATGTCAGAGTTTTGACATTAGCGAGCATATGTCAGAATTCTGACATGACGCAAGACGATGCCACCCGGACCGTCGGCTACCAGCTCAAGCGCGTGCAGGCCGCCCTCAGGGCCGTCATGGACGCCGCCCTGCGCGCCCACGGGCTCACCACACCGCAGTACGTGTGCCTGGAGCTGCTCGGACGGCAGCCCCAGCTGTCGAACGCGGAGCTGGCGCGCGGGGCGTTCGTGACGCGGCAGTCGATGAACGTGGTGCTGCGCAACCTGGAGGAGGCGGGGCTGGTCACGCGGCCCGCCACGGCTCCCTCGGGGCGCGCGCTGCCCACGCGGCTGACGGAGGCGGGGGAACGGGTGCTGGAGGCGGCCAGGGCCGACGTGCTGGCGATCGAGCGGCGGATGACGTCGGGGCTGGGCCGGGCTGAGACGGAGGTGCTGCTGCGGCAGCTCGACGGCATGGCCGAGGCGCTGTCCGGCCCGGAGTGACCGCCTGGGTGCGCCACGCCACACCCAGGCGCGCCGGAGATCGGGTGCCGTCAGGCGTCAGTGGACGCGTTGCATGCGGCCCGCCGCCGCGCGGGCGGCCCCGATGATCCCCGCCTGGTTCTGCAGCGCGGCGGGCACCACCGGGGTGTCCAGCCGGACGTGCGGCAGGAACTTGTCCGCCTTCTTGCTGACACCCCCGCCGATGACGATCAGCGACGGGGAGAACAACATCTCGACGTGGCGCAGGTAGTCCTCCACCCGCTCGGCCCACTTCTCCCAGCTCAGGTCGTGCTTCTCCCTGGCCCGGTCGGAGGCGTGGTGCTCGGCCTCCTTGCCGTTCAGCTCCAGGTGCCCCAGCTCGGTGTTGGGCACCAGCGTGCCGTCCACGAACAGGGCGCTGCCGATCCCGGTGCCGAAGGTCAGCATCAGGATCGTCCCCCGCCGCTCCCGCCCCACGCCGAAGCGCATCTCGGCCAGCCCGGCGGCGTCGGCGTCGTTGAGCACGGTGGCCCCGCCGAACAGCTGCGCCGCGTCCACCCCCACCCAGGAGCGGTCCACGTTGGCGGCCGTCTTGATCACCCCGTTCACCACGACCCCGGGGAAGGTCACCCCGACCGGACCGGTCCATCCGAAATGGCGGGAGATCGTCTCGACCACCGCGGCCACCTCGTCGGGAGCCGACGGCTGCGGTGTGGGAATGCGGAGCCGCTCTTCGAGCAGCTCACCGGCCTCTGTGTCGACGGGCGCGCCCTTGATCCCGGAGCCGCCGATGTCGATGCCCAGCACGTTCATGACTGTCTATCTTCCCCGCAGACGCAAATAACTCTATTTCTGGACCGGCTGAACCCCGACTCTTCCCTCCGCGTATCTCGCGTCACAAGCGCTAACTAGGAGGCAACGGATGCGGCCACGCATCATCACACTCTGCGCTGTTGCGGTCGTCTTGGGAGCGACTCTCACCTCTCCCGCACACGCCACCACCAGGACGCGATTCGACGTCATCAACCTTGTGTCGGACGTTCAGGGCAAAGCCCCGGTCACCGACCCCAAGGTCGTCAACCCGTGGGGCCTGGCCATGGGCAAGACACTGTGGGTCTCGAACACCGGCACCGGTAGTGCCACCGTCTACTCCGGCACGGGCAAGAAGGAGCAGACGGAGGTGGCCATCCCGGGCGGAGCCCCGACCGGCCAGGTGTTCAACCCCGGTGAGGGCTTCACCGTCAAGGGCAAGCCCGCCACGTTCATCTTCTCCAGCCCGAGCGGCGCTATCAGCGGCTGGAACGCCGAGGCCGACCCGGCCAACGCGATCATCGCGGCCTTCACCCGCGGCGCCGACTACAAGGGGCTGGAGCTCGTCCAGACCGAGGACGAGGCGTTCCTGCTGGCCGCGGACTTCGCCAGCGGGCGCATCCACGCCTTCGACGAGGACTTCCGGCGCATCCCGCTGGGCCGGTCGCAGTTCAGGGACCGGGCACTGCCGAAGGGCTACCACGCCTACAACGTGGCGGTGGCCAACGGCAACATCTGGGTCGCCTACGCCCTGCGTGACCCGAGCACCGGCAAGCCGGTCTTCGGCAACGGCAAGGGCTTCGTCAGCCGCTTCAACGCCAGCGGGCGCCTGACGGGCCGCATCTCCCGCGTCGGGCTGAACGCCCCCTGGGGCATCACCGCCGCGCCCAAGGGCTGGAGCCAGTACAGGAACGCGCTGCTGGTCGGCAACTTCGGCGACGGCACCGTCCACGCCTACCGCAGCGGCCGGCACCTGGGCGCGCTGCGCACCTCCGACGGCAAGCCGGTCGTGCTGCCCGGCCTCTGGGACCTCGAGCCCGGCACCGCCGCCACCGGCGGCGAGAGCGCGCTGTGGTTCTCCGCCGGCATCGACGGCACCAAGCACGGCCTGATCGGGGTCATCGCCCCGCAGGGCACGAAGGTGAGCTCCAACGGGGCGGCGAGCACGCCGTCGAGCAGCCCGTCGCACCCCGCGGGCCACCAGTCGAGCGCTCCCAATACCCAGCCGTCCTCCCAGAATCCGTACGGCGGGTACTGACCGGCGCTCAGTCGCCGCCGCCCCCTGGCCTGGCGAGAAGCGCAGCTCGCCCAGCACGGCGAGGGGGCGGCGGTCCGTCCAGCCCGGTGGCCTCTACGTTGGAGGCCATGGATGAGCAGACGTTCAGCGAGTGGCTGAGGCAGCAGTGCGAGCCGGAGTGGACGGCGGTGGTGACCCACCCGTTCGCGATGGCGATCAACGAGGGAACGGCGGCCGGCGATGCGATGCGGCGCTACCTGGAGCAGGACTTCCAGTTCGTGGACTCCTTCACGGCACTGCTCGGCGCGGCCGTGGCCGCCGCCGACACCTTCGAGGCGCGGGTGCCGTACGGCACGTTCCTCGGGCAGGTGGCGACCACCGAGGAGAAGACGTACTTCCACCGGGCGCTGGCCGAGCTGGGCGGCCGGACCGAGGTGCCGCTGGAGCCGGTGACGGCGGCGTTCAGGGGGCTCATGGACGAGGTGCGCCGCTCGCAGGACTACCTGCTGATCGCCGCCGTGCTGTGCGTGGCCGAGTGGTGTTACCTCGGCTGGGCCTCGCGGGCCGGCGAGCCGCTGCCGGAGAGCTTCGTCCACCGGGAGTGGATCGAGCTGCACGAGGGCGAGGAGTTCCGCGCCTGGGTGGCCTTCCTGCGCGGCGAGCTGGACCGCCTGGGCGCCGGGCTGGGCGAGGAGCGGCGCCAGGAGGTGCTGGGCGTGTTCCGGCGGGCCGTGGAGCTGGAGCGGGCCTTCTTCGACATGGCCGCCGGCTAGCTCAGGACGTCGGCCAGGTCCTGGATCGTCCGGTAGTGGACGCCGGTCATGCCCAGCGCCCTGGCGGCCTCGACGTTCGGCAGCCGGTCGTCCACGAACAGGCAGCGCCCGGGCGCGACGCCGGCCCGCTCGGCCGCGATCTCGTAGATGCGCGGGTCGGGCTTGGCCACGCCGACCCGGGCGCTGCTCACCACGTCGTCGGCGAAGTACGTCAGCCCGAGCCGGTCGATGTGCTCCTCCAGCGTGTCCATGGCGTTGGTCACGATGATCACCGGCACCCGCTCCTGCGCCCTGGCGAGCAGCGCCTTGACCTCCTCGTCCACCCAGAACTCGATGGCGATGAACTCGGCCACGGCCTGCCGCGCGCGCTCGTCGCCGCCGAGCGCCGTCACGATCGACTCGGCCCACTGCGCCTCGGTCAGGTGGCCGAGCGTCGGAGGCAGGATCAGCCCCGGGTCGAAGGCCGTCTTGCGCAGGGGCAGGCCGTAACGGGCCTCGATGTCGGCCTGGGCGGCGTGGTCGAAGTGGCGCAGCACGCCGTCGAAGTCGGTGAGAACCGCGTCAAAGGGGAGCACGGAACAGCATTCTGCCCCACCCCGGCACGACAGGGGTCCCCCGCCACAGGCTGCGACCCGACCGGCGGCACTACCATCTCCGAGACAGGATTCGGTATCGGAACGGTAGGGCATGAGCGATCATCGGCTGCCACGCGAGCTGGGCGCCCTGTTCGCCGACGGCGGCAGGGGGCGCAGGCTGCCCGTGGCGCTGCCTCCCGGTGACGTGGTCTGGCCGGATCCCGGCTACACCGGGCAGGGGGACGCGCCGCGGCCGGCGTTCTGGATGAGCGAGGAGCCGGTGTCCGGGGCGGCCTGGACACTGCTGCGCGAATGGCACCCCCACAGCGGCCTGTGGCCGCTGCTGCTGGACGAGTCGGCACAGCCCTGGGGCGTCGGGCAGGTCGTGCCGGACGATCCGCGCCTGATCGACCACTTCACCGCCGAGGGGTTCATGGCGGAGGTATGGCAGGAGTGGGTGGTGCAGATGCCGACGGACGCGCTGGACGAGCTGGAGCCGTACGGCGCGATCTGCCCGGGCCCGGCCGCGCCGGGCGTGCTCAAGGCCGTCCCCGGGGCAGTCGCCGACTGGCTGGCGGGCGAGCTCGCCGTCAAGGGCATGCCGCTCGGCCTGGTCGCCGCCGACCGGGGCTCCGACGCGCTGGCGGTGATGGGCTGGCAGGGCGCGCTGCACCACAACGAGTGGATGGTGCCGATGGCGGCGGTGGTGCGCAGCTGGGAGGACCGGTTCGGGGTGCGGGTGGTGAGCGTCGGGTTCAACACGCTGGAGCTGAGCGTGGCCGCGCCGCCGGTCGACTTCGAGCACGCCTTACACGTGGCGGCCGAGCACTGGACGTTCTGCCCGGACAACGTCGTGCAGGGGCCGGGGGACCTCCAGGGGTACGCCGCCCAGATCATGGGCGGACACGCTTGGTCATTCTGGTGGGATTGAAAGACCCCTTTTACGCTACCTTTAACTTTCGTGCCTTGGGGTGATCTGACGCCGGAGTTGCTGCACTCCTCCGTCTGGGCCGA
The nucleotide sequence above comes from Nonomuraea gerenzanensis. Encoded proteins:
- a CDS encoding TIGR03118 family protein, whose amino-acid sequence is MSDVQGKAPVTDPKVVNPWGLAMGKTLWVSNTGTGSATVYSGTGKKEQTEVAIPGGAPTGQVFNPGEGFTVKGKPATFIFSSPSGAISGWNAEADPANAIIAAFTRGADYKGLELVQTEDEAFLLAADFASGRIHAFDEDFRRIPLGRSQFRDRALPKGYHAYNVAVANGNIWVAYALRDPSTGKPVFGNGKGFVSRFNASGRLTGRISRVGLNAPWGITAAPKGWSQYRNALLVGNFGDGTVHAYRSGRHLGALRTSDGKPVVLPGLWDLEPGTAATGGESALWFSAGIDGTKHGLIGVIAPQGTKVSSNGAASTPSSSPSHPAGHQSSAPNTQPSSQNPYGGY
- a CDS encoding TenA family protein, whose protein sequence is MDEQTFSEWLRQQCEPEWTAVVTHPFAMAINEGTAAGDAMRRYLEQDFQFVDSFTALLGAAVAAADTFEARVPYGTFLGQVATTEEKTYFHRALAELGGRTEVPLEPVTAAFRGLMDEVRRSQDYLLIAAVLCVAEWCYLGWASRAGEPLPESFVHREWIELHEGEEFRAWVAFLRGELDRLGAGLGEERRQEVLGVFRRAVELERAFFDMAAG
- a CDS encoding HAD family hydrolase produces the protein MLPFDAVLTDFDGVLRHFDHAAQADIEARYGLPLRKTAFDPGLILPPTLGHLTEAQWAESIVTALGGDERARQAVAEFIAIEFWVDEEVKALLARAQERVPVIIVTNAMDTLEEHIDRLGLTYFADDVVSSARVGVAKPDPRIYEIAAERAGVAPGRCLFVDDRLPNVEAARALGMTGVHYRTIQDLADVLS
- a CDS encoding DUF4253 domain-containing protein, translated to MSDHRLPRELGALFADGGRGRRLPVALPPGDVVWPDPGYTGQGDAPRPAFWMSEEPVSGAAWTLLREWHPHSGLWPLLLDESAQPWGVGQVVPDDPRLIDHFTAEGFMAEVWQEWVVQMPTDALDELEPYGAICPGPAAPGVLKAVPGAVADWLAGELAVKGMPLGLVAADRGSDALAVMGWQGALHHNEWMVPMAAVVRSWEDRFGVRVVSVGFNTLELSVAAPPVDFEHALHVAAEHWTFCPDNVVQGPGDLQGYAAQIMGGHAWSFWWD